Proteins encoded together in one Aurantiacibacter aquimixticola window:
- a CDS encoding AAA family ATPase has product MRESEFRDWLETNGANTESGRNTRVHAVRTIEKKLADLGFHYPDLEAAWEADRFADIREAISRLRTDFDSGGERFRVLMPESEKPRNRLSNWRSWLMQYGQFLDGHASANDADRIRRFVLENYIEPARERDGQSAELVVKDVNDALGLNDAWPNICQAMRGRKFHGMADVPPPQSFGADMSTATRFVFDLAKEDYWALRTLRESLGEPIGQTNKIASFALEDGRQLALDLEAARTQIWLEGSYGHWSVQQVTVTDYPSQKSRNSNLPHRLRHDVPNPREVSKIEVPNAEVLSQLVERYESESGDKSGTGELDPVPIWLVTSLWGQEDGVPRFLERGEWSLLTDTGSANNRRVREMQIGDRIFLKDFVPRATELPFDTKGGIVTANRFRAEGTITEMSEDGLRVGVEWQQWDEPRTWYFYTSNHAVWRLRDPSEKESADRLRRYLLDGEEQDYDWFLNDPFWRDRLLGAPTESKDTIVQPTNLILYGPPGTGKTYRTAREAVRLCDGSVEYGEDAQGRAALMKRYRELVDARQVEMVTFHQSFSYEEFIEGLRPDTDGPSESGGFSLKAESGLFARIADRAQTRVRRNEDGISLEGRKIFKMSLGQSNDPHSAWVFEDSLEQGYAMFGFRDVDWSDERFTSRDEVQAELERHFPDERITPQMGMVKSPDRFRNQLSIGDVIVASKGLNAFRAIGIVEGDYEYAPRPDGRYTHRRKVSWVWSDPDGVPVGELSPDKRFSLDTIYELPRGRLNLQVLERLLNSGPQEVDDNNPEEGDVLPHVLIIDEINRANISKVFGELITLIEPDKRLGMPNALKVRLPYSKREFGVPANLHIIGTMNTADRSIALLDTALRRRFRFEEMAPDTSVEAFLEAEKATGLPLAQVLETINQRIEYLVDRDHRIGHAFFIGCKTKPQVDAVMSDKVIPLLQEYFFEDWNRLAAVLGEKDKGGNFLECKTIEDPMGEGSEPLKSWRVLDSFEEGAYSRLVKRKPSGAISAEVVA; this is encoded by the coding sequence GTGAGGGAAAGCGAATTCAGAGATTGGCTCGAAACGAACGGGGCGAATACCGAAAGCGGACGCAATACACGCGTCCATGCGGTGAGAACAATCGAGAAAAAATTGGCCGATCTGGGCTTTCACTACCCAGACCTCGAAGCAGCTTGGGAGGCGGACCGCTTCGCAGACATTCGTGAAGCGATTTCGAGACTAAGGACGGATTTCGACAGTGGCGGTGAGCGGTTCCGCGTCCTCATGCCTGAGTCCGAAAAACCGAGAAACAGACTCTCGAATTGGCGTAGCTGGTTGATGCAATATGGCCAATTCCTCGACGGCCATGCAAGCGCGAACGATGCTGATCGGATTCGGCGGTTCGTCCTCGAGAACTATATCGAGCCCGCCCGTGAGCGGGACGGACAGAGCGCCGAACTGGTCGTAAAGGATGTGAATGATGCTCTCGGTCTGAATGATGCTTGGCCGAATATTTGTCAGGCCATGCGGGGGCGCAAGTTCCACGGAATGGCAGATGTGCCGCCGCCGCAAAGCTTCGGTGCTGACATGAGCACAGCGACCCGGTTCGTGTTCGACTTGGCCAAGGAAGATTATTGGGCCCTGCGCACGCTACGGGAAAGCCTGGGCGAGCCGATCGGACAAACGAACAAGATTGCGTCGTTCGCGCTCGAAGATGGTCGGCAGCTCGCGCTGGATCTCGAAGCAGCGCGAACGCAAATTTGGCTTGAAGGCTCATATGGTCATTGGTCTGTGCAGCAGGTGACCGTCACAGACTACCCTTCGCAAAAGTCCCGGAATTCGAACTTGCCACATCGTCTGCGACACGACGTTCCCAACCCACGGGAAGTCAGCAAGATCGAAGTTCCGAACGCCGAAGTTCTGTCTCAGCTGGTGGAACGTTACGAAAGTGAGTCTGGCGACAAGTCAGGCACCGGCGAACTAGACCCCGTGCCTATTTGGTTAGTCACCTCCCTTTGGGGCCAAGAAGACGGCGTGCCGCGTTTCCTCGAGCGTGGCGAATGGAGCCTTCTCACCGACACAGGCAGCGCCAATAACCGGCGCGTGCGTGAGATGCAGATAGGCGATCGCATCTTCCTTAAAGATTTCGTGCCCCGTGCGACCGAACTCCCGTTCGATACCAAAGGAGGCATCGTCACTGCAAACCGCTTCCGCGCGGAAGGCACCATCACCGAGATGAGCGAAGACGGGCTACGCGTCGGGGTAGAGTGGCAGCAGTGGGATGAGCCTCGCACCTGGTATTTCTATACAAGCAACCATGCCGTTTGGCGCCTGCGCGATCCGAGCGAGAAAGAGTCTGCCGATCGCTTGCGACGTTATCTACTCGATGGGGAAGAACAGGATTACGACTGGTTTCTGAACGACCCCTTTTGGCGTGACCGTCTTCTTGGTGCGCCAACAGAAAGTAAGGACACTATCGTGCAACCGACCAACCTGATCCTCTACGGCCCGCCTGGCACTGGCAAGACTTATCGCACGGCCCGGGAGGCAGTGCGCCTGTGCGATGGTTCGGTCGAATATGGGGAAGACGCCCAAGGCCGCGCGGCATTGATGAAGCGCTATCGCGAACTCGTCGATGCGCGGCAGGTCGAGATGGTCACCTTCCACCAGAGCTTCAGCTACGAGGAATTCATCGAAGGGCTCAGGCCCGACACGGACGGTCCGAGCGAAAGTGGCGGTTTCAGCCTCAAGGCGGAAAGCGGTCTCTTCGCCCGCATTGCCGATCGCGCCCAGACGCGTGTGCGTCGCAATGAAGATGGAATCTCTCTCGAGGGTCGGAAGATTTTCAAGATGTCCTTGGGGCAATCGAACGACCCGCATAGCGCATGGGTTTTCGAAGACTCCCTCGAACAAGGATATGCGATGTTCGGTTTCCGGGATGTGGATTGGAGCGATGAGCGTTTCACGAGTCGGGACGAGGTTCAGGCTGAATTGGAGCGCCATTTTCCGGATGAACGGATTACCCCGCAGATGGGGATGGTCAAATCACCGGACCGGTTCCGGAATCAGCTGAGTATCGGTGATGTTATTGTCGCTTCGAAGGGCCTCAATGCCTTTCGCGCAATCGGTATCGTTGAAGGCGATTACGAATACGCCCCGCGCCCCGATGGGCGTTACACTCATCGACGAAAAGTCTCCTGGGTCTGGAGCGATCCTGACGGCGTGCCTGTCGGCGAACTCAGCCCAGACAAACGCTTCAGCCTCGATACCATCTACGAATTGCCTCGCGGGCGGCTGAATCTTCAGGTCCTTGAGCGATTGCTCAACAGCGGCCCGCAAGAGGTCGACGATAACAATCCGGAAGAAGGAGACGTCCTCCCCCACGTCCTCATCATCGATGAGATCAACCGCGCCAACATCTCCAAGGTCTTCGGCGAGCTCATTACGCTGATCGAACCGGACAAACGGCTCGGCATGCCGAACGCGCTCAAGGTCCGGTTGCCCTATTCCAAGCGCGAATTCGGTGTGCCCGCGAACCTGCACATTATCGGCACGATGAACACCGCCGACCGCTCGATCGCGCTACTCGACACCGCGCTGCGCCGCCGGTTCCGCTTCGAGGAGATGGCTCCCGATACTTCGGTCGAGGCCTTCCTGGAAGCAGAGAAGGCAACCGGCCTTCCGCTCGCGCAGGTGCTTGAGACAATAAACCAGCGGATCGAATACCTCGTCGATCGCGACCACCGGATTGGCCATGCCTTCTTCATCGGCTGCAAAACGAAGCCGCAAGTTGACGCGGTCATGAGCGACAAGGTCATCCCGCTTCTCCAGGAATATTTCTTTGAAGACTGGAACCGCCTGGCTGCGGTTCTTGGCGAGAAGGATAAGGGCGGCAATTTCCTCGAATGCAAGACCATTGAGGATCCAATGGGCGAGGGCAGCGAGCCGCTGAAGAGCTGGCGTGTTCTCGATAGCTTCGAAGAAGGCGCCTACTCTCGCTTGGTAAAGCGAAAGCCGTCCGGCGCGATCTCAGCGGAGGTCGTCGCTTGA